A genomic segment from Legionella micdadei encodes:
- the fliI gene encoding flagellar protein export ATPase FliI, whose product MKAYPSQLYATLKTIRSKPDLGLISCGRVSRAIGLTLEARGFHQPVGARCWVKINNKKHVEAEVVGFDDENAYLMSIGHTQGIAPGMLIIPSGRIAQVNVGNALLGRVLNGAGQVIDDGGSLKTEETYPLTSHPFNPLKRATISTPMDVGIRAINGLLTVGRGQRIGLFAGSGVGKSVLLSMMTRFTAADLVVVGLIGERGREVKEFIESNLGKEGLKRAVVIAAPADESPLMRLHGAMVATSIAEYFRDRGKHVLLLMDSLTRFAQAQREIGLSIGEPPATKGYPPSVFAKLPQLVERAGNGKPGTGSITAFYTVLTEGDDQQDPIADAARAILDGHIVLSRELAESGQFPAIDIESSISRVMPAIVPESQMKEMLLLKKYLSIYEKNKDLILLGAYTKGNDKQLDKAIACREKIREYIIQDMNEKVDYETSITLLNQLAKTVEQY is encoded by the coding sequence ATGAAGGCCTATCCATCGCAATTGTATGCGACACTAAAAACAATACGCAGTAAACCGGATTTGGGGTTAATCAGTTGTGGCCGAGTGAGTCGTGCTATTGGTTTAACACTGGAAGCACGCGGTTTTCATCAGCCCGTCGGGGCACGTTGTTGGGTAAAAATCAATAACAAAAAACACGTCGAAGCCGAAGTAGTAGGGTTTGATGATGAAAATGCCTACCTCATGTCAATAGGGCATACACAAGGGATCGCTCCAGGGATGCTGATTATACCTAGTGGTCGTATTGCCCAAGTGAATGTAGGTAATGCCTTACTTGGCCGGGTGCTGAATGGTGCTGGTCAAGTGATCGACGACGGCGGGTCGTTAAAAACTGAAGAAACATATCCCTTAACTAGCCACCCCTTCAACCCGCTCAAACGGGCAACAATTAGTACACCTATGGATGTAGGGATCAGGGCGATTAATGGACTGTTAACGGTTGGGCGTGGACAACGGATAGGTTTATTTGCGGGTTCAGGTGTAGGGAAATCAGTATTGCTTAGCATGATGACACGATTTACTGCCGCGGATTTAGTTGTTGTCGGTTTAATCGGTGAGCGTGGGAGAGAAGTCAAAGAATTTATTGAAAGCAATTTAGGAAAGGAAGGTTTAAAGAGGGCAGTCGTCATAGCCGCACCCGCTGATGAGAGTCCCTTGATGCGTTTACATGGTGCAATGGTGGCAACTAGCATAGCTGAATATTTTCGTGACCGAGGGAAACATGTGCTCCTGCTTATGGATTCCTTAACGCGATTTGCTCAAGCACAACGTGAAATTGGGTTATCCATAGGCGAACCACCAGCAACAAAAGGCTATCCTCCATCCGTTTTTGCCAAGTTGCCTCAACTGGTAGAACGAGCAGGAAATGGTAAACCGGGAACTGGCTCGATAACAGCTTTTTACACGGTTCTTACTGAAGGGGATGATCAGCAAGATCCGATTGCGGATGCGGCGCGGGCTATTCTTGATGGGCATATTGTGTTGAGCAGAGAGTTGGCTGAGTCGGGTCAATTTCCGGCCATTGATATTGAGTCATCCATAAGTCGAGTCATGCCTGCAATTGTTCCCGAATCACAGATGAAAGAAATGCTATTGTTAAAAAAATATCTTTCTATTTATGAAAAAAACAAAGATCTGATATTACTTGGTGCCTATACGAAGGGCAATGATAAACAGCTGGATAAAGCAATCGCTTGTAGGGAAAAGATCAGGGAATATATCATCCAGGATATGAATGAAAAGGTGGATTATGAGACCAGCATTACCTTACTTAATCAACTTGCAAAGACTGTTGAACAGTATTAA
- the fliJ gene encoding flagellar export protein FliJ, with protein sequence MNPRIPRLLQLLALKEKTTRSAAESLFRAREQFLKGKARHDQLVGYRQDYMQQLSDIGGSGCTLGDMRNRINFIAQLDAALSQLNQQLAQLAKYRSHCEAIYLRAKSEQDAVKRLIERVEEQENTKKERAEQKESDEYAQKQWYSKNSATNSTKHSE encoded by the coding sequence ATGAACCCGCGGATTCCTCGCTTACTGCAGTTACTTGCATTGAAGGAGAAAACGACTCGTTCAGCTGCAGAGAGTTTATTTCGTGCTCGTGAACAATTCCTTAAAGGTAAGGCACGGCACGATCAGTTAGTTGGTTATAGGCAAGACTACATGCAACAACTCAGTGATATTGGTGGCAGTGGGTGTACTCTGGGCGATATGCGCAATCGAATAAATTTTATTGCTCAACTTGATGCCGCACTCTCACAGCTAAATCAACAGTTGGCGCAACTTGCGAAATATCGCTCACACTGTGAAGCGATTTATTTGCGGGCAAAATCCGAACAAGATGCTGTAAAACGTCTAATCGAGCGTGTTGAAGAACAAGAAAATACCAAGAAAGAACGCGCAGAACAAAAGGAAAGTGATGAGTATGCGCAAAAGCAGTGGTATAGTAAAAACTCTGCTACCAATTCGACGAAGCACAGTGAGTAA
- a CDS encoding YhdP family protein, with amino-acid sequence MSMRKSSGIVKTLLPIRRSTVSKILKRCWMFLAFLIITAAIMSSLFRALTPWAKQYKAEVEHQLSAILGEKVTINAMETGWYWFEPVIKLNKVSISDGRQEVVKLNRLLVGINLFSSLWHWQIQPGVLFIDDLHLSLRQINNGWDIEGIDGYDEPKMGWDSAKPILAWILAQQKIIIKNLSAQLYMQDGTVIPLSELNLNIANHAGHYNIRGRGSLAQTAATNFQLLADLNLDPYALDKTSGHVFFSIQHLLPAQWQGFVNPSRFQLLGGKGDAQLWVDLARGQIQNIQSRLRVRNLAWTDKETQKNQVIQLLKGNLAWKPTRAGWEFTGDKIRLHLADTHWPQNSLLLRYEKNKDAYFVYVQNILLESLLSSSITWPQSLMPILAMKPHGQFQDTQIHVNQGKLSSVLTRFSNLGWPAKAKSPGVDNLSGTIHWQPNEGNLKLAGEEAVLTQKKQPAITFSVLSASFNWQTLGDGLRVSMEHFILNHPNLLLNLTGVLDKVNANSSGQLNLKGEFSMKNAQGLLPYLPSKYLKAKLDAWLKHDIKRINKAQGKISINGPLADFPFDKQPGEFSIKSHLTGVDLIFAPHWPVTKNIEAYLQVDKRTLEANIINADLKEMRVTEGNLRVTDLGLDKEVLLIHSKLRASGEKALTYVMSSPLKKKLSALTMLKIHGLLDLDFRLEAALYPGNDTILVLGDINFKNNTVHVHHSMDDVELQNLTGNLQFNQKGVIGSGLKALILNNPANLMIQSIHEPIPYTQVNISGETTVDVLNKKFNLPILSLMRGAVWMDGELKLTDDPNDLDHLQVKTSLVGLSIDLPPPFGKAVETKMPLTVNIDFNPQKAVRLRFNYDNQLSSDLWFSRPNDAFKLQKGEIRLGGGAAKESKQHGLQLVGALPYFELDQWIKTKAKLPELTGKSTLVDSLNLIDVKLHKTKIWKEKYDDLAFKASKLNSGDWIIQLDQAALAARLRYQPSSNTLTGQFDKLKLESKPSQPNPVTAEVKSTLKPTDLPNLNLRIASLQLGALDLGDVSLKAKSKPNRWQLDHCEIKSPSYWLTAKGEWKQDGKANSTRLQADLHINDLASSLQRWKVSPAIEAQKGELRFRGGWPGSLSEFSLAKINGEIAINFKDGRITNLSPETEEKLGLGKLLSILSLQTIPRRLKLDFSDLAKGGYSFDQFQGSFNITNGVMTTQDSFIDGPVAHASMKGNLDIANQLYNVDLKISPHITASLPVVATIAGGPVAGFATWVASKIINQSMQKISGYSYKVSGPWKQPTVEEISIIKKRLAAYRNRYRTA; translated from the coding sequence ATGAGTATGCGCAAAAGCAGTGGTATAGTAAAAACTCTGCTACCAATTCGACGAAGCACAGTGAGTAAAATTTTAAAACGTTGCTGGATGTTTCTGGCTTTTTTAATTATTACCGCGGCGATCATGTCAAGCCTTTTTCGTGCCTTAACCCCCTGGGCTAAGCAATACAAGGCAGAAGTCGAACACCAGTTATCAGCCATACTGGGTGAAAAAGTTACCATTAACGCAATGGAAACGGGATGGTACTGGTTTGAGCCGGTAATTAAATTAAACAAAGTAAGCATTTCAGATGGTAGGCAGGAAGTCGTTAAATTAAATCGGTTGCTTGTTGGCATTAATTTATTCAGTTCACTTTGGCATTGGCAAATCCAACCAGGGGTGCTTTTCATCGATGACTTGCATTTAAGTCTGCGTCAAATCAATAACGGCTGGGATATCGAGGGTATCGATGGTTATGATGAACCTAAGATGGGCTGGGATTCAGCCAAACCAATCCTTGCATGGATATTAGCTCAACAAAAAATCATTATTAAAAATCTTTCAGCCCAGCTTTATATGCAGGATGGAACTGTTATTCCGCTTAGTGAGCTAAATCTTAATATCGCTAACCATGCTGGTCACTACAATATCCGAGGTAGGGGAAGTTTAGCGCAAACCGCTGCTACGAATTTTCAATTGCTTGCCGATTTGAATTTGGATCCCTATGCATTGGATAAGACATCAGGGCATGTTTTTTTCTCCATCCAGCACTTGTTACCTGCACAATGGCAGGGGTTTGTTAATCCTTCACGGTTTCAGTTATTAGGCGGAAAAGGCGATGCCCAATTATGGGTGGATCTAGCTCGAGGACAAATACAGAATATCCAATCAAGGCTTCGAGTCCGGAATTTAGCTTGGACTGATAAAGAGACGCAAAAAAATCAAGTCATACAACTCTTGAAAGGAAACTTAGCCTGGAAACCCACGAGAGCAGGCTGGGAATTCACTGGGGATAAAATTCGCTTACACTTAGCAGATACTCATTGGCCTCAGAACAGTTTGTTGCTCCGTTATGAAAAAAATAAGGACGCTTATTTTGTCTATGTCCAGAATATTTTACTCGAATCACTCCTCTCTTCTTCAATCACTTGGCCTCAATCACTCATGCCAATATTAGCCATGAAGCCTCACGGTCAATTTCAGGATACTCAAATTCACGTTAATCAAGGCAAATTGAGTTCCGTGCTTACTCGTTTTTCTAATTTAGGATGGCCTGCCAAGGCGAAGTCGCCTGGGGTAGACAATCTTTCCGGAACTATACATTGGCAGCCGAATGAAGGGAATTTAAAATTAGCAGGCGAGGAAGCCGTACTGACCCAAAAAAAACAACCCGCGATAACCTTTTCAGTGCTGAGTGCTTCTTTTAATTGGCAAACATTAGGAGATGGCCTGCGTGTGAGCATGGAGCATTTTATACTTAACCATCCAAACCTGTTGCTAAATTTAACAGGTGTTTTGGATAAGGTTAATGCAAATTCTTCTGGGCAGCTAAATCTTAAAGGTGAATTTTCTATGAAAAATGCACAGGGATTATTGCCTTATTTACCTTCTAAATATCTCAAAGCAAAATTGGATGCTTGGCTCAAACACGATATTAAGCGAATCAATAAGGCTCAAGGGAAAATTAGTATCAATGGCCCTCTCGCTGATTTTCCTTTTGATAAGCAACCGGGTGAATTTTCGATTAAGAGCCATTTAACCGGTGTCGATTTAATTTTTGCTCCCCATTGGCCCGTAACCAAAAATATCGAAGCTTATTTGCAGGTCGATAAGCGAACTTTAGAGGCGAATATTATCAATGCCGATTTGAAAGAGATGAGGGTGACTGAAGGAAATTTGCGAGTTACTGATTTAGGTTTAGATAAAGAAGTATTACTCATTCATAGCAAATTACGTGCATCGGGCGAAAAAGCCTTAACTTATGTCATGTCTTCACCCCTGAAGAAAAAATTATCGGCACTTACCATGCTAAAGATACATGGTTTGCTTGATTTGGATTTTAGATTGGAAGCTGCGCTATATCCCGGGAATGACACTATTTTGGTGCTAGGCGATATTAATTTCAAGAATAACACCGTCCATGTTCACCACAGTATGGATGATGTGGAGTTACAAAATTTAACTGGGAATTTACAATTCAACCAGAAAGGCGTTATAGGCAGTGGTTTGAAGGCGTTAATTTTGAATAATCCGGCAAACTTAATGATTCAGTCAATCCATGAGCCTATACCCTATACTCAGGTCAACATTTCTGGGGAAACGACCGTTGATGTGCTCAACAAAAAATTTAATCTCCCTATCCTCTCTTTGATGCGCGGGGCTGTGTGGATGGATGGAGAACTTAAGTTAACGGATGATCCCAACGATTTAGATCACCTTCAAGTTAAAACTTCATTAGTTGGCTTAAGTATTGATTTGCCACCTCCTTTTGGCAAAGCAGTTGAAACGAAAATGCCGCTTACCGTAAACATAGATTTCAATCCGCAAAAGGCGGTGAGATTGCGTTTTAACTACGATAATCAATTAAGTAGCGATTTATGGTTTTCCCGGCCTAATGATGCATTTAAATTACAAAAAGGAGAAATACGTTTAGGAGGGGGGGCTGCCAAAGAGAGTAAGCAACATGGTTTACAGTTGGTAGGAGCATTGCCTTATTTTGAATTAGATCAATGGATCAAGACGAAAGCGAAATTACCGGAACTCACAGGTAAAAGTACATTAGTTGATTCATTAAATTTAATCGATGTCAAACTGCATAAAACTAAAATATGGAAGGAAAAATACGACGATTTAGCTTTTAAAGCTTCAAAACTCAACAGTGGTGATTGGATTATTCAATTGGATCAAGCCGCTTTAGCTGCTCGGTTACGTTACCAACCTTCCTCCAACACATTGACAGGTCAATTTGATAAATTAAAACTTGAAAGCAAACCTTCTCAGCCTAATCCAGTAACGGCTGAAGTGAAATCAACTTTAAAGCCCACCGATTTGCCAAACCTTAATTTACGTATCGCATCTTTACAGCTGGGTGCTTTAGATTTAGGCGATGTGAGTTTAAAAGCCAAATCAAAACCTAACCGTTGGCAACTTGACCATTGTGAAATAAAATCGCCTTCTTATTGGCTCACTGCGAAAGGGGAATGGAAGCAAGATGGCAAAGCAAACTCGACTCGATTGCAAGCCGATTTGCACATCAATGATTTAGCATCAAGCTTGCAACGTTGGAAAGTTAGCCCAGCAATTGAAGCACAAAAGGGTGAATTGCGGTTTCGCGGTGGATGGCCTGGCAGCTTGTCTGAGTTTTCATTGGCAAAAATAAATGGTGAGATAGCTATTAATTTTAAAGATGGACGAATTACTAATTTAAGCCCCGAAACAGAAGAAAAACTTGGTTTAGGCAAGCTATTAAGTATCCTTAGTTTGCAAACCATACCGCGGCGCCTGAAATTAGACTTCAGCGATCTAGCCAAAGGCGGTTACAGCTTTGATCAGTTCCAAGGGAGTTTTAACATTACCAATGGGGTTATGACTACACAAGATAGCTTTATTGATGGCCCTGTAGCCCATGCGTCGATGAAAGGAAATTTAGATATTGCTAATCAGTTGTATAATGTGGATTTAAAAATTTCTCCCCACATCACTGCAAGTTTGCCAGTGGTAGCGACCATAGCTGGGGGTCCCGTAGCCGGTTTTGCGACTTGGGTAGCAAGTAAAATAATTAATCAAAGTATGCAAAAGATTAGTGGCTACTCTTACAAAGTTTCGGGTCCATGGAAACAACCCACAGTGGAAGAGATCAGTATCATTAAAAAGCGATTAGCGGCTTATAGAAACCGTTATCGCACGGCTTAA